Proteins encoded by one window of Terriglobales bacterium:
- a CDS encoding response regulator, with the protein MSTRILCVHDGEDELQQLRGTLEEAGYEVVSALTGHEALHILRSVNVQGVVLDYDATAPGGVSLRNRIQHVCPDLPLLMISSVDDVPIGALRHYLDNPASPEALCSLN; encoded by the coding sequence ATGAGTACACGTATATTGTGCGTGCACGACGGCGAAGATGAACTCCAACAGTTGCGTGGGACACTGGAGGAGGCGGGGTACGAGGTAGTTTCAGCGCTGACCGGTCATGAAGCTCTTCACATTCTGCGTTCAGTAAATGTACAGGGCGTGGTGCTTGATTACGATGCGACGGCCCCGGGCGGTGTCTCGCTGCGAAATCGCATACAGCATGTCTGTCCGGATCTTCCGCTGCTCATGATCTCGAGTGTTGATGATGTGCCGATAGGCGCGCTACGTCATTACCTGGATAACCCTGCATCACCGGAAGCGTTGTGCAGCCTTAACTGA
- a CDS encoding Crp/Fnr family transcriptional regulator, with translation MGSPYGLQLVENCLICKLRSDNFFCALPSSALEAFERIKFPTAYPRGAVLFVEGQPPRGIYMLCKGRVKLSVNSAEGKTLILKIAEPGEVLGLHACVSGINYELTAETIQPCQVNFVKREDFLKFLQEHGSACLQAAQHLSDNCHSAYDLIRSLGLSHSAGEKLARFLLELSQDGENTKEGIRAKMGLTHEEIAQIIGTSRETVTRLLAEFRKKKLATLKGSTLMVHNKMALERLVGS, from the coding sequence GTGGGTTCTCCTTACGGTCTGCAACTCGTCGAAAACTGTCTGATCTGCAAACTTCGTTCTGACAACTTTTTCTGCGCGTTGCCCTCCAGTGCTCTAGAAGCGTTTGAGCGCATCAAGTTCCCTACCGCTTATCCTCGTGGCGCAGTTCTCTTTGTTGAAGGCCAGCCTCCACGCGGCATCTACATGCTGTGTAAGGGTCGCGTAAAGCTCTCAGTCAATTCCGCGGAAGGCAAAACGCTTATCCTGAAAATCGCAGAACCGGGTGAAGTCCTCGGACTGCATGCCTGCGTTTCCGGCATCAACTACGAACTGACCGCCGAGACCATTCAGCCCTGCCAGGTGAACTTCGTAAAGCGAGAAGATTTCCTGAAGTTTCTTCAGGAGCATGGCAGCGCCTGTCTTCAAGCCGCACAGCACCTCAGCGACAACTGCCATAGCGCGTACGACCTGATCCGATCTCTCGGACTTTCGCACTCCGCCGGCGAAAAGCTGGCGCGCTTCCTACTTGAACTCTCGCAAGATGGCGAAAACACAAAAGAAGGCATTCGCGCCAAGATGGGCCTCACCCATGAAGAAATTGCCCAGATCATCGGCACCTCGCGCGAAACTGTTACGCGCCTCTTAGCCGAGTTCCGCAAGAAGAAGCTCGCGACATTGAAGGGTTCCACACTGATGGTCCACAACAAGATGGCTCTCGAGCGCCTCGTCGGAAGCTAA